Proteins from a single region of Streptococcus mitis:
- a CDS encoding ABC transporter ATP-binding protein — protein MTEIRLEHVSYAYGQERILEDINLKVTSGEVVSILGPSGVGKTTLFNLIAGILEVQSGRIVLDGEENPKGRVSYMLQKDLLLEHKTVLGNIILPLLIQKVDKAEAIARADEILATFQLTTVRDKYPHELSGGMRQRVALLRTYLFGHKLFLLDEAFSALDEMTKMELHAWYLEIHKQLQLTTLIITHSIEEALNLSDRIYILKNRPGQIVSEIKLDWSEDEDKEVQKIAYKRQILAELGLDK, from the coding sequence ATGACAGAAATTAGACTAGAACACGTAAGCTATGCCTATGGTCAGGAGAGGATTTTAGAGGATATCAATCTGAAAGTCACTTCGGGTGAAGTAGTCTCTATTTTAGGCCCAAGTGGTGTTGGAAAAACCACCCTCTTTAATCTAATCGCTGGGATTTTAGAAGTCCAGTCGGGGCGAATTGTCCTTGATGGTGAAGAAAATCCCAAGGGGCGCGTGAGTTATATGTTGCAAAAGGATCTCCTCTTGGAGCACAAGACGGTGCTTGGCAATATCATTCTTCCCCTCTTGATTCAAAAAGTGGATAAGGCGGAGGCCATTGCCCGAGCAGATGAAATCCTTGCGACCTTCCAGTTGACAACTGTACGGGACAAGTATCCTCATGAACTGAGTGGGGGGATGCGTCAGCGTGTGGCCTTGCTTAGGACCTACCTTTTCGGTCACAAGCTCTTTCTCTTGGATGAGGCCTTTAGCGCCTTGGATGAGATGACAAAGATGGAACTCCACGCTTGGTACCTTGAGATTCACAAACAGTTGCAGCTAACGACCCTAATCATTACGCATAGTATTGAAGAGGCTCTCAATCTTAGCGACCGCATTTATATCTTGAAAAATCGCCCTGGACAGATCGTTTCAGAAATTAAACTAGATTGGTCTGAGGACGAGGACAAGGAAGTCCAAAAGATTGCCTATAAACGTCAAATATTAGCAGAATTAGGCTTAGATAAGTAG
- a CDS encoding ATP-dependent Clp protease ATP-binding subunit, with translation MNYSKALNECIESAYMVAGHFGAGYLESWHLLIAMSNHSYSVAGATLNDYPYEMDRLEEVALELTETDYSQDETFTELPFSHRLQVLFDEAEYVASVVHAKVLGTEHVLYAILHDGNALATRILERAGFSYEDKKDQVKIAALRRNLEERAGWTREDLKALRQRHRTVADKQNSMANMMGMPQTPSGGLEDYTHDLTEQARSGKLEPVIGRDKEISRMIQILSRKTKNNPVLVGDAGVGKTALALGLAQRIASGDVPAEMAKMRVLELDLMNVVAGTRFRGDFEERMNNIIKDVEEDGQVILFIDELHTIMGSGSGIDSTLDAANILKPALARGTLRTVGATTQEEYQKHIEKDAALSRRFAKVTIEEPSVADSMTILQGLKATYEKHHRVQITDEAVETAVKMAHRYLTSRHLPDSAIDLLDEAAATVQNKAKHVKADDSGLSPADKALMDGKWKQAAQLIAKEEEVPVYKDLVTESDILTTLSRLSDIPVQKLTQTDAKKYLNLEAELHKRVIGQDQAVSSISRAIRRNQSGIRSHKRPIGSFMFLGPTGVGKTELAKALAEVLFDDESALIRFDMSEYMEKFAASRLNGAPPGYVGYEEGGELTEKVRNKPYSVLLFDEVEKAHPDIFNVLLQVLDDGVLTDSKGRKVDFSNTIIIMTSNLGATALRDDKTVGFGAKGIRFDQENMEKRMFEELKKAYRPEFINRIDEKVVFHSLSSDHMQEVVKIMVKPLVASLAEKGIDLKLQASALKLLANQGYDPEMGARPLRRTLQTEVEDKLAELLLKGDLVAGSTLKIGVKAGQLKFDIA, from the coding sequence ATGAACTATTCAAAAGCATTGAATGAATGTATCGAAAGTGCCTACATGGTTGCTGGCCATTTTGGAGCTGGTTACCTAGAGTCTTGGCACTTGTTGATTGCCATGTCTAATCACAGTTATAGTGTGGCAGGGGCCACTTTAAATGATTATCCATATGAGATGGACCGTTTAGAAGAGGTGGCTTTGGAGCTGACTGAAACGGACTATAGTCAGGATGAAACCTTTACGGAATTGCCGTTTTCTCATCGTTTGCAGGTCCTTTTTGATGAAGCAGAATATGTGGCATCAGTGGTTCATGCTAAGGTGCTAGGGACAGAGCATGTCCTCTATGCGATTTTGCATGATGGCAATGCCTTGGCGACTCGTATCTTGGAGAGGGCTGGTTTTTCTTATGAAGACAAGAAAGACCAGGTTAAGATTGCTGCACTTCGTCGCAATCTAGAAGAACGGGCAGGCTGGACTCGCGAAGACCTTAAAGCTTTGCGCCAACGCCATCGTACCGTAGCTGATAAGCAAAATTCTATGGCTAATATGATGGGCATGCCCCAGACTCCGAGTGGTGGTCTCGAGGACTATACGCATGATTTGACAGAGCAAGCGCGTTCTGGAAAGTTAGAACCAGTCATCGGTCGGGATAAGGAAATCTCGCGTATGATTCAAATCTTGAGCCGTAAAACCAAGAATAATCCTGTCTTGGTTGGGGATGCTGGTGTCGGGAAAACAGCCTTGGCGCTTGGTCTTGCCCAGCGTATTGCTAGTGGTGATGTGCCTGCGGAAATGGCTAAGATGCGCGTGTTAGAGCTTGATTTGATGAATGTCGTTGCAGGGACACGCTTCCGTGGTGACTTTGAAGAGCGCATGAACAATATTATCAAGGATGTTGAAGAAGATGGCCAAGTGATTCTCTTTATCGACGAACTTCATACCATCATGGGTTCTGGGAGCGGGATTGATTCGACTCTGGATGCGGCCAATATCTTGAAGCCAGCCTTGGCGCGTGGAACTTTGAGAACGGTTGGTGCGACCACTCAGGAAGAATACCAAAAACACATCGAAAAAGATGCGGCCCTTTCTCGTCGATTCGCTAAAGTGACGATTGAAGAACCAAGTGTGGCAGACAGCATGACCATTTTGCAAGGCTTGAAGGCGACTTATGAGAAGCATCACCGTGTGCAAATCACAGATGAAGCGGTTGAAACAGCGGTTAAGATGGCTCATCGTTACTTGACGAGTCGTCACTTGCCAGACTCTGCTATCGACCTCTTAGATGAAGCAGCGGCAACAGTGCAAAATAAGGCTAAGCATGTAAAAGCAGACGATTCAGGTTTGAGTCCAGCTGACAAGGCCTTGATGGATGGTAAGTGGAAACAGGCAGCTCAGTTAATCGCAAAAGAAGAGGAAGTGCCTGTCTATAAAGACTTGGTGACAGAGTCTGATATTTTGACCACCTTGAGTCGCTTGTCAGATATTCCAGTCCAAAAACTGACTCAGACTGATGCTAAGAAATACCTAAACTTGGAAGCTGAATTGCACAAACGTGTCATCGGGCAAGATCAAGCAGTTTCAAGCATTAGCCGTGCGATTCGCCGCAACCAGTCAGGGATTCGCAGTCATAAGCGTCCGATTGGTTCCTTTATGTTCTTAGGGCCTACAGGTGTCGGTAAGACCGAATTGGCTAAGGCTCTAGCAGAAGTTCTTTTTGATGATGAATCAGCTCTGATCCGCTTTGATATGAGTGAATATATGGAGAAATTTGCAGCCAGCCGTCTCAATGGAGCTCCTCCGGGCTATGTGGGGTATGAAGAAGGTGGGGAGTTGACCGAGAAAGTTCGCAACAAACCATACTCTGTTCTCCTCTTTGACGAGGTAGAGAAGGCCCATCCAGACATCTTTAATGTTCTCTTGCAGGTTTTAGATGATGGTGTCTTGACCGATAGCAAGGGCCGCAAGGTTGACTTTTCAAATACCATTATCATCATGACGTCAAATCTTGGTGCGACAGCCCTTCGTGATGACAAGACCGTCGGTTTTGGGGCTAAGGGCATTCGTTTTGACCAGGAGAATATGGAGAAACGCATGTTCGAAGAGCTGAAAAAGGCTTATAGACCGGAATTCATCAATCGTATTGATGAAAAGGTGGTCTTCCATAGCCTGTCTAGCGATCATATGCAGGAAGTGGTGAAGATTATGGTTAAACCTTTAGTGGCAAGTTTGGCTGAAAAAGGCATTGACTTGAAATTACAAGCTTCAGCCCTGAAATTGTTGGCAAATCAAGGATATGATCCAGAGATGGGAGCTCGTCCACTTCGCAGAACCCTACAAACAGAAGTGGAAGACAAGTTAGCAGAACTTCTTCTCAAGGGAGATTTAGTGGCAGGTAGCACACTTAAGATTGGTGTAAAAGCAGGCCAGTTAAAATTTGATATTGCATAA
- a CDS encoding NUDIX domain-containing protein, whose product MADTMIPAGMTEKEFFEVHASQEEFLDWYYKQELPQYEKPSVTVDMVAYCFVEGKIKLLLIRRKAHPYQNCLALVGGFMDKGEDAAHACQREVREEVNLDLPLEKIEQLMTVSTPGRDPRGWTVTIAHLVYLPSRALELVQAGDDAKDVVFVDVDFQTGKCYLEGVELDERAFAFDHYAIIQESIKRIQGRLDWNPTFLYLLEEEFTVYEGTELVNLINPGRPIVSNNFLVKYGEYVEEVGLKRVPKKKPRKTYRLK is encoded by the coding sequence ATGGCGGATACGATGATTCCAGCAGGGATGACGGAAAAAGAATTTTTTGAAGTTCATGCAAGTCAGGAAGAGTTTTTAGACTGGTACTACAAGCAGGAACTCCCTCAATACGAAAAACCAAGTGTGACGGTGGATATGGTAGCCTACTGCTTTGTCGAAGGAAAGATCAAGCTCTTATTAATTCGTCGCAAGGCTCACCCTTATCAAAATTGTTTGGCCTTAGTTGGAGGATTTATGGACAAGGGCGAAGATGCTGCACATGCCTGTCAGCGTGAAGTGAGAGAAGAAGTCAATCTCGATCTTCCTTTAGAAAAAATCGAGCAATTGATGACCGTATCGACCCCCGGCCGTGATCCACGGGGCTGGACAGTGACCATTGCCCACTTGGTTTATCTGCCTAGTCGTGCATTAGAACTTGTTCAGGCAGGAGACGATGCCAAGGATGTCGTTTTCGTAGATGTCGATTTTCAGACAGGCAAATGCTACCTAGAGGGAGTGGAGCTGGACGAAAGAGCCTTTGCTTTTGACCATTATGCCATTATCCAAGAATCCATCAAACGAATCCAAGGACGACTTGACTGGAATCCGACCTTCCTCTATCTGCTAGAGGAGGAGTTCACTGTATATGAAGGAACCGAACTGGTCAATCTCATCAACCCAGGTCGTCCAATCGTCAGCAATAACTTTCTCGTAAAATACGGCGAATATGTAGAAGAAGTCGGACTCAAACGAGTGCCTAAAAAGAAACCAAGAAAAACCTATCGATTGAAATAA
- a CDS encoding CtsR family transcriptional regulator, with protein MRFKNTSDHIEAYIKAILDQSGIVELQRSQLADTFQVVPSQINYVIKTRFTESRGYLVESKRGGGGYIRIGRIEFSSHHEMLRDLLYSIGERVSQEIYEDILQLLVEQELMTKQEMNLLVAVALDRVLGEEAPVVRANMLRQVIQEVDRKGK; from the coding sequence ATGAGATTTAAAAATACATCGGATCATATTGAGGCCTACATCAAGGCAATTTTAGATCAATCTGGTATCGTGGAGTTGCAACGGAGTCAGTTGGCGGATACCTTCCAGGTTGTTCCTAGTCAGATTAACTACGTGATCAAGACACGCTTTACGGAAAGTAGAGGTTACTTGGTTGAAAGTAAGCGTGGTGGCGGAGGCTACATTCGCATAGGACGGATTGAGTTTTCTAGTCATCATGAAATGCTCCGCGATTTGCTTTACTCAATTGGTGAGCGAGTTAGTCAAGAAATTTATGAGGATATTCTGCAGCTTTTGGTTGAGCAGGAATTGATGACCAAGCAGGAGATGAATTTGCTGGTGGCAGTAGCTTTGGATCGCGTTCTAGGAGAAGAAGCTCCAGTTGTTCGTGCAAACATGCTACGACAGGTCATACAAGAGGTAGATAGAAAAGGGAAGTAA
- a CDS encoding AAA family ATPase: protein MKKKTAVVFGTFAPLHQGHIDLIQRAKRQCDQVWVVVSGYEGDRGEQVGLTLQKRFRYIREAFRDDELTSVCKLDETNLPRYPIGWQEWLDQMLAEISYDETQQELIFFVGERDYQQELSNRGFETVLQEKKFGISATMIRENPSKYWKYIAQPFRRQFTKKVLIMGSASNGKTTLAKDLARYYDAPVSLEYAREYQIKNNVRDDELTPKDYYYLLLGQYDQTSKLIDSNANRGLVIADTNSLVTKGYYDYYMETEDQGDLSGETFDNLFASILAKEKWDLILFVQPVGSYVNDGFRDMTMAEDHIRHSFSQHLDQMRERYLTTIPLVYLAEDYLGNYEAAKVAIDAIYQAD from the coding sequence ATGAAAAAGAAAACAGCAGTGGTATTTGGAACCTTTGCTCCACTTCATCAAGGACATATCGATCTGATTCAGCGAGCGAAGCGGCAGTGTGACCAGGTCTGGGTTGTCGTTTCAGGCTACGAGGGAGACCGAGGGGAGCAGGTAGGCTTAACATTGCAAAAAAGGTTTCGCTATATTCGAGAGGCTTTTCGAGATGATGAGTTAACCTCTGTCTGTAAGCTGGATGAAACTAACCTTCCCCGTTATCCTATAGGCTGGCAGGAGTGGTTGGACCAGATGTTAGCAGAGATTTCCTATGATGAAACCCAGCAAGAGCTGATCTTCTTTGTGGGAGAACGTGACTACCAGCAAGAATTATCAAATCGTGGCTTTGAGACTGTCTTGCAAGAAAAAAAGTTTGGTATCTCAGCGACTATGATTCGAGAAAATCCAAGCAAATATTGGAAATATATCGCTCAACCCTTCCGTCGTCAGTTTACAAAGAAAGTGTTGATTATGGGAAGTGCCAGCAATGGGAAGACCACTCTAGCCAAGGATTTGGCAAGGTATTACGATGCACCCGTCAGTCTGGAATACGCACGTGAGTACCAGATCAAAAACAATGTCCGTGACGATGAATTGACTCCAAAAGATTACTATTATCTCCTTTTAGGACAGTATGACCAGACCTCTAAATTAATCGACAGTAATGCCAATAGGGGACTGGTGATAGCTGATACCAACTCCTTAGTAACCAAGGGCTACTATGATTATTACATGGAGACTGAGGACCAAGGGGATTTATCAGGAGAGACTTTTGATAATCTCTTTGCCTCAATCTTAGCTAAGGAAAAATGGGACTTGATTCTCTTTGTGCAGCCTGTCGGCTCCTATGTCAATGACGGATTTAGAGATATGACTATGGCAGAAGACCATATTCGTCATAGTTTTTCCCAGCATTTGGACCAGATGAGAGAGCGATATTTAACCACCATTCCACTAGTTTATCTAGCTGAGGATTACCTAGGCAATTATGAAGCAGCAAAAGTGGCTATTGATGCCATTTATCAAGCAGATTAG
- a CDS encoding helix-turn-helix domain-containing protein produces the protein MYLGDLMEKAESGQFSILSFLLQESQTTVKAVMEETGFSKATLTKYVTLLNDKALDSGLELTIQLEDENLRLSIGAATKGRDIRILFLENAVKYQILVYLLYHQQFLAHQLAQELMISEATLGRHLASINQILSEFDLSIQNGRWRGPEHQIRYFYFCLFRKVWSSQEWEGHMQKSERKQEIATLEEICGASLSSGQKLDLVLWAHISQQRLRVNACQFQVIEEKMRGYFDNIFYLRLHRKAPSFFAGQHLPLGTEDGEMMIFFSFLLSHRILPLHTMEYILGFGGQLADLLTQLIQEMKKEELLGDYTEDHVTYELSQLCAQVYLYKGYILQDQYRYQTENRHPYLLMEHDFKETAEEIFHALPAFHQGTDLDKKILWEWLQLMEYMAENGGQHMRIGLDLTSGFLVFSRMAAILKRYLEYNRFITIEAYDPSRHYDLLVTNNPIHKKEQTPVYYLKNDLDMEDLAGIRQLLFT, from the coding sequence ATGTATTTAGGAGACTTGATGGAAAAGGCTGAATCTGGCCAATTTTCAATCCTTTCCTTTCTACTACAAGAGTCTCAGACGACCGTCAAGGCTGTAATGGAGGAAACAGGATTTTCAAAAGCAACCCTAACCAAATATGTTACCCTGCTCAATGACAAGGCTTTGGATAGTGGTTTAGAGCTGACAATCCAGTTAGAAGATGAGAATCTGCGTCTATCGATTGGTGCAGCTACCAAGGGGAGAGATATTAGGATCCTGTTTTTGGAGAATGCTGTTAAATATCAGATTCTTGTTTATCTTCTCTACCACCAACAGTTTTTAGCCCATCAGCTGGCTCAAGAATTGATGATTAGTGAGGCTACGCTTGGTCGCCACTTAGCTAGTATAAATCAGATTTTGTCAGAATTTGACTTATCCATCCAAAATGGACGGTGGCGAGGTCCAGAACATCAAATTCGCTATTTCTATTTCTGTCTTTTCCGCAAGGTTTGGTCCAGTCAGGAGTGGGAAGGTCACATGCAGAAATCAGAGAGAAAACAGGAGATTGCCACTTTAGAAGAAATCTGCGGTGCAAGTTTGTCTTCGGGTCAGAAATTGGACCTGGTTCTCTGGGCTCACATCAGTCAACAACGTCTCCGGGTCAATGCCTGTCAGTTTCAAGTCATAGAAGAAAAAATGCGAGGGTATTTTGACAATATTTTCTACCTTCGTTTGCATCGAAAGGCTCCGTCCTTTTTCGCTGGACAACACCTTCCTCTAGGAACTGAGGATGGGGAGATGATGATTTTCTTCTCTTTCCTCCTATCTCATCGTATTCTTCCTCTTCATACTATGGAATATATCCTTGGTTTTGGAGGGCAGTTGGCAGATTTGCTGACGCAATTGATTCAAGAAATGAAGAAGGAGGAGTTACTAGGGGACTACACAGAGGACCATGTCACCTATGAACTTAGTCAGCTTTGTGCTCAAGTCTATCTATATAAGGGCTATATTTTACAAGATCAGTACAGATACCAGACAGAGAATCGTCATCCTTATTTGCTGATGGAACATGATTTTAAAGAGACAGCAGAAGAGATTTTTCATGCTTTACCTGCCTTTCATCAGGGAACGGATTTGGATAAGAAAATTCTCTGGGAATGGCTCCAGTTGATGGAATATATGGCTGAAAATGGTGGTCAGCATATGCGGATTGGTCTAGATTTGACATCTGGTTTTCTTGTCTTTTCAAGGATGGCAGCCATTTTGAAACGGTATTTGGAATACAATCGTTTTATTACCATTGAAGCCTATGACCCTAGTCGGCATTATGATTTGCTGGTTACCAATAACCCCATTCATAAGAAGGAACAGACCCCAGTTTATTATTTAAAAAACGACTTGGATATGGAAGATTTGGCAGGGATTCGTCAGTTATTATTCACTTAA
- a CDS encoding cysteine hydrolase family protein, giving the protein MVHTALLIIDMQKAFDRPSWGERNNPQAEHQALRVLAHFRKHDLPVLHIQHISDNLQSQFHNKQNQEFKSGFEPVASEPVFQKTVNSAFIGTNLETYLRTNQICHLVVIPHCVSTTTRMAANLGFEVTLLADTTASFTLSNKNGQAISPETIHEINLLSLQDEFAQILTTEEFLTQVQV; this is encoded by the coding sequence ATGGTTCATACGGCTCTACTGATTATCGATATGCAAAAAGCATTTGATAGACCTAGCTGGGGAGAACGAAACAACCCTCAAGCTGAACACCAAGCATTGAGAGTACTGGCACACTTTCGTAAACACGATCTTCCAGTCTTACACATTCAACACATATCTGATAATCTCCAGTCGCAATTTCATAACAAACAAAATCAGGAGTTTAAAAGTGGATTTGAACCAGTTGCTTCCGAACCTGTCTTTCAAAAAACGGTTAATAGCGCCTTTATTGGAACAAATCTTGAAACCTATTTACGAACAAATCAGATTTGTCATTTAGTCGTTATTCCTCATTGTGTATCTACTACGACACGAATGGCAGCAAATCTTGGTTTCGAAGTCACTTTACTAGCAGATACTACTGCCAGTTTTACCCTATCTAACAAAAACGGTCAGGCCATCTCTCCTGAGACTATCCATGAGATTAACCTCCTTTCTCTACAAGATGAATTTGCTCAAATTCTTACTACAGAAGAATTTCTAACCCAAGTACAAGTATAA
- the dusB gene encoding tRNA dihydrouridine synthase DusB yields MTNLNTPFMIGNVEIPNRTVLAPMAGVTNSAFRTIAKELGAGLVVMEMVSDKGIQYNNEKTLHMLHIDEGENPVSIQLFGSDEDSLARAAEFIQENTKTDIVDINMGCPVNKIVKNEAGAMWLKDPDKIYSIINKVQSVLDIPLTVKMRTGWADPSLAVENALAAEAAGVSALAMHGRTREQMYTGHADLETLHKVAQALTKIPFIANGDIRTVQEAKQRIEEVGADAVMIGRAAMGNPYLFNQINHYFETGEILPDLTFEDKMKIAYEHLKRLINLKGENVAVREFRGLAPHYLRGTSGAAKLRGAISQASTLAEIEALLQLDKA; encoded by the coding sequence GTGACAAATCTTAATACACCTTTTATGATTGGCAATGTTGAGATTCCCAATCGTACCGTTTTAGCGCCTATGGCTGGCGTGACTAACTCAGCCTTTCGTACCATCGCAAAAGAACTCGGAGCTGGACTCGTTGTCATGGAAATGGTCTCTGACAAGGGAATCCAATACAACAATGAAAAAACCCTGCATATGCTTCATATTGATGAGGGCGAAAACCCTGTCTCTATCCAACTTTTTGGTAGCGATGAAGACAGCCTAGCACGCGCAGCAGAATTCATCCAAGAAAACACTAAGACCGATATCGTCGATATCAACATGGGCTGCCCAGTTAACAAAATCGTGAAGAACGAAGCTGGCGCTATGTGGCTCAAGGATCCAGATAAGATTTACTCTATCATCAACAAGGTCCAATCTGTCCTTGATATCCCACTTACTGTCAAAATGCGTACCGGCTGGGCTGACCCATCTCTTGCAGTAGAAAATGCCCTCGCTGCTGAAGCAGCAGGTGTTTCTGCCCTTGCCATGCATGGACGTACCCGTGAACAAATGTACACTGGTCACGCTGACCTTGAGACCCTTCACAAGGTCGCTCAAGCATTGACAAAAATTCCATTCATCGCCAACGGTGACATCCGTACGGTTCAAGAAGCCAAACAACGCATCGAAGAAGTCGGTGCTGACGCAGTCATGATTGGCCGCGCTGCCATGGGGAATCCTTACCTCTTTAACCAAATCAACCACTACTTTGAAACAGGAGAAATCCTACCTGATTTGACCTTTGAAGACAAGATGAAAATTGCCTACGAGCACTTGAAACGCTTGATTAACCTCAAAGGGGAAAATGTCGCAGTTCGTGAATTCCGAGGACTCGCTCCTCACTACCTCCGTGGAACATCTGGCGCTGCCAAACTCCGCGGAGCCATTTCACAAGCTAGCACTCTGGCAGAGATTGAAGCTCTCTTACAGTTGGATAAGGCATAA
- the pnuC gene encoding nicotinamide riboside transporter PnuC, with product MKKLTEKITQFIENFKNVHAEARKIGFTGIMNLLWKDLFVGRSLFQWLYLIVLSSVPLILEFTQNTESHDWMSLLASWTGIVCVILVAEGRASNYLFGAINSAIYLVLAMNATFYGEVLTTVYFFVMQPIGLYAWLSNRINDQGKVEESHFEAKKLSVLDWLKYLALTAIIWIGMGLAYQSIHSARPFRDSVTDATNGVGQLLMTRLYREQWIFWIATNLFSIYLWWGENIHIQGMYWVYTLNSLVGWYQWTKAVRKEA from the coding sequence ATGAAAAAACTAACTGAAAAAATCACACAATTTATCGAAAACTTTAAAAATGTCCATGCGGAAGCCCGCAAGATCGGTTTTACAGGAATCATGAACCTGCTCTGGAAAGATCTCTTTGTCGGCCGTAGCCTCTTCCAGTGGTTGTATCTCATTGTCTTGTCAAGTGTTCCCTTGATCTTGGAATTCACGCAAAATACAGAAAGTCATGACTGGATGAGCTTGTTGGCATCTTGGACTGGGATTGTCTGTGTTATCTTGGTAGCAGAAGGGCGTGCAAGCAATTATCTCTTTGGGGCCATTAACTCTGCTATCTATTTGGTTTTGGCTATGAATGCGACTTTTTATGGTGAAGTTTTGACGACCGTTTACTTCTTTGTCATGCAGCCGATTGGCCTCTATGCTTGGCTGTCCAACCGTATCAATGATCAAGGAAAAGTAGAAGAATCTCACTTTGAAGCTAAGAAATTATCTGTGCTTGACTGGCTCAAGTACTTGGCTTTGACTGCTATCATTTGGATTGGTATGGGCTTGGCTTACCAAAGTATTCATAGCGCTCGCCCTTTCCGTGATAGTGTAACCGATGCGACCAATGGTGTAGGTCAGCTCTTGATGACACGTCTCTACCGTGAGCAATGGATTTTCTGGATTGCAACCAATCTTTTTAGTATCTACCTCTGGTGGGGTGAAAATATCCACATCCAAGGGATGTACTGGGTTTACACACTCAATAGTCTAGTAGGTTGGTACCAATGGACCAAGGCAGTTCGTAAGGAGGCATAA
- the hslO gene encoding Hsp33 family molecular chaperone HslO, with amino-acid sequence MDKIIKTISESGAFRAFVLDSTETVRTAQEKHQTQASSTVALGRTLIASQILAANEKGNTKLTVKVLGSSSLGAIITVADTKGNVKGYVQNPGVDIKKTATGEVLVGPFVGNGQFLVITDYGTGNPYNSMTPLISGEIGEDLAFYLTESQQTPSAVGLNVLLDEEDKVKVAGGFLVQVLPGAKEEEIARFEKRIQAMPAISTLLESDDHIEALLKAIYGDESYKRLSEEEIRFQCDCSHERFMNALASLPSSDLQEMKEEDHGAEITCQFCQTTYNFDENDLEELIRDKS; translated from the coding sequence ATGGATAAAATTATTAAAACAATATCAGAAAGCGGCGCCTTTCGTGCTTTTGTCCTTGACAGCACAGAAACCGTCCGCACTGCTCAAGAAAAACATCAAACCCAAGCTAGCTCAACTGTAGCGCTTGGTCGAACTCTTATCGCCAGCCAGATTCTCGCAGCCAATGAAAAAGGAAATACCAAACTAACAGTTAAAGTGCTGGGGTCTAGCTCTCTAGGTGCTATCATCACCGTCGCTGATACCAAGGGGAATGTCAAAGGTTACGTTCAAAACCCCGGTGTTGACATCAAAAAGACTGCAACTGGTGAAGTCCTAGTCGGACCTTTTGTCGGAAATGGTCAATTCCTCGTTATCACAGACTATGGTACTGGAAATCCTTACAACTCTATGACCCCCCTCATCTCTGGGGAAATCGGTGAAGACCTTGCCTTTTACCTGACTGAAAGCCAACAGACCCCTTCTGCAGTCGGCCTCAATGTCCTTTTGGACGAAGAAGACAAGGTCAAGGTTGCAGGTGGTTTCCTAGTCCAAGTCTTGCCAGGAGCCAAGGAAGAGGAGATTGCTCGCTTTGAAAAACGCATCCAAGCAATGCCAGCTATCTCTACTCTTCTCGAAAGCGACGACCATATTGAAGCCCTCCTCAAAGCTATCTACGGCGATGAATCCTACAAGCGTCTTTCTGAAGAAGAAATCCGTTTCCAATGTGACTGTAGCCATGAGCGCTTTATGAATGCTCTTGCCAGCCTTCCAAGCTCAGACCTACAGGAAATGAAAGAGGAAGACCACGGGGCAGAAATCACTTGTCAATTCTGCCAAACTACTTATAACTTTGATGAAAACGACCTGGAGGAACTCATTCGTGACAAATCTTAA